The Thermodesulfovibrio sp. 3462-1 genome contains the following window.
AGAAAAAAACTCGGAATTGTAGGCGCAGGAAATGTGGGCGCAACTCTTGCTTTATTTGCTGCGAACAGTGGATTATGTGATGTACTGCTTTACGATATTGTTGAGGGAATGCCTCAGGGCAAAGCGCTTGATATTCTCCAGAATACCGCTGTATTGGGCATAAAAGCATATATTACAGGAACAAACAATCTTGATGATCTTGCAGGCTCTGATATTGTAGTAATTACAGCCGGACTGGCAAGAAAACCCGGAATGAGGAGAAAAGACCTTCTCATGGCAAACGCTGAAATTGTTGGAGGAATTGTAAATAAACTTGCACCGATCTGTCCTCAGGCAATATACATAGTTGTTACAAATCCAATGGATGTAATGGCTTATGTAACCCTTGCAATCTCAGGTGTGCAAAGACAGAGGGTTCTTGGCATGGGAGGAATTCTCGATTCAGCGAGATTTAAAACATTCATTTCAATGGAACTTGGAGTTTCACCGAGGGACATAGAAACAATTGTGCTTGGTGGGCATGGACTTTACATGGTTCCTCTTGTAAGATTTACAACTGTAAAAGGTATTCCTCTTTCAAAATGGCTTTCACAGGACAGAATTTCCTCTCTTGTCCAAAGAACTCGTGAAGGTGGTGCTGAAATTGTCTCTCTTCTTAAAACAGGCTCTGCCTATTATGCTCCTGCTCAATCAACCTTTGAGATGGTAAAGGCGATAATTCTTGATGAAAAAAGACTGTTGCCATGCTCTGTTTATCTTGACGGAGAATATGGTGCAAAGGATGTATTTAATGGAGTGCCGGTTGTGCTTGGTAAACAGGGATTGGAAAAAATAATTGAGTTTGAACTTACAGAAGAAGAAAAATCAGCGTTTGCAAACTCTACAGAGGAAGTAAGCAATATGATAAAAATTCTCAAAGAGGAGGGTAAGATATAAAATGGAAAAAACTCTTGTTATCATTAAACCAGATGCTGTAAAGAAAAATCTCATTGGAGAGATAATTTCAAGATTTGAGAAACAGGGACTGAGGGTTGCTGCATTGAAAAAAATCAAGATGACAAAAGATGAAGCAAAAGGTTTTTACATTGTTCACAAGGACAGACCTTTTTATGAATCTCTAACTGATTTTATGTCTGAAGGACCTATTGTTGTGATGGTTTTAGAGGGTAAGGATGCAATAGCAAAGGTAAGAAAGATTATGGGAGCAACAAATCCTACTCAGGCAGATGAAGGAACAATTAGAAAAGATTTCGGTGAATCTATAGAAAGAAATGCAGTGCATGGTTCTGACTCCCCTCAATCAGCAGCCTATGAAATTCAATATTTTTTCTCAGCGTTAGAAATTCTTTAAGAAATTCGGGTCTCCTGATAAATAGGGAGGCCCCAGCTCATTCAAGAAATAATTAAAGCAGAGAGGCATAAATGCATAATTTGAAATAAATCTAAAAAATTCATGTTTAAAGTTATCACTAAAAAAGCCGGATTTTAGAGAATTCTGGATTTTTTCAATACTCCAGAATGCAACCTCTTCAATTTCATTTTTGTTAAAATCAAAAGGTCCTTCATGAATTGTCCAGTATGTATAAACAAGCTCACTCTCATATTCATTTGAATGAATATATGTGTAAAGAAACCTGAGATTTTCAGGAACAACTCCAAGTTCTTCAAGCATTTCTCTTTTTGCTGCAGTTAAAATATTTTCTCCAGGCTTTATGTGCCCTCCAACCGAAGTATCCCACTTACTCGGTGCAACATCTTTATGAGATGCTCTTTTTTGAAGAAGTAACTCACCTTTTAAATTAAAAACCAGAACATGAACAACTTTATGAAGCATTGATGGGTTACCGTGAAT
Protein-coding sequences here:
- the mdh gene encoding malate dehydrogenase, whose protein sequence is MRKKLGIVGAGNVGATLALFAANSGLCDVLLYDIVEGMPQGKALDILQNTAVLGIKAYITGTNNLDDLAGSDIVVITAGLARKPGMRRKDLLMANAEIVGGIVNKLAPICPQAIYIVVTNPMDVMAYVTLAISGVQRQRVLGMGGILDSARFKTFISMELGVSPRDIETIVLGGHGLYMVPLVRFTTVKGIPLSKWLSQDRISSLVQRTREGGAEIVSLLKTGSAYYAPAQSTFEMVKAIILDEKRLLPCSVYLDGEYGAKDVFNGVPVVLGKQGLEKIIEFELTEEEKSAFANSTEEVSNMIKILKEEGKI
- the ndk gene encoding nucleoside-diphosphate kinase, yielding MEKTLVIIKPDAVKKNLIGEIISRFEKQGLRVAALKKIKMTKDEAKGFYIVHKDRPFYESLTDFMSEGPIVVMVLEGKDAIAKVRKIMGATNPTQADEGTIRKDFGESIERNAVHGSDSPQSAAYEIQYFFSALEIL
- a CDS encoding NUDIX domain-containing protein, with the protein product MEEFLEIVDKDGRVISIAPRSFIHGNPSMLHKVVHVLVFNLKGELLLQKRASHKDVAPSKWDTSVGGHIKPGENILTAAKREMLEELGVVPENLRFLYTYIHSNEYESELVYTYWTIHEGPFDFNKNEIEEVAFWSIEKIQNSLKSGFFSDNFKHEFFRFISNYAFMPLCFNYFLNELGPPYLSGDPNFLKNF